A single genomic interval of Deinococcus sp. HSC-46F16 harbors:
- the prfB gene encoding peptide chain release factor 2 (programmed frameshift), with the protein MQELLEKLASLREYLDIPGKTRRLNELDRELSDPELWNNAGRARQVTQEAGSLRRIVEDYTSLQSDASGLSEMLEIASEEEQEMLAEEQASLQTRVDDLYRETLFTMKHSDTPAIVRVKGGAGGTEAQDWAGMLARMYMRWAERRGYKVDILDEQPGDQAGYQSIEFIIRGEKAFGMMAPEHGVHRLVRVSPFDANNRRQTSFASVDVVPEVPEEEIDIHIPDSDLRRDVFRSQGAGGQGVNTTDSAVRLTHLPTGIAVASQQTRSQIKNHEIALQILKQRLYDIEMRKREEEEAKARGEQKKIEWGSQIRSYVLDKQYIKDHRTGVMKHNPDDVLDGDLDDLMWAGLEWMAGKRAADDAGDDE; encoded by the exons ATGCAGGAATTACTTGAAAAACTGGCGTCGCTCCGGGAGTACCTT GACATTCCCGGCAAGACAAGGCGCCTGAACGAACTCGACCGCGAACTCAGCGACCCCGAACTGTGGAACAACGCGGGCCGCGCCCGGCAGGTCACCCAGGAGGCCGGAAGCCTGCGCCGCATCGTGGAGGACTACACGTCTCTCCAGAGCGACGCCAGCGGCCTCTCGGAAATGCTGGAGATCGCCAGCGAGGAAGAGCAGGAGATGCTGGCCGAGGAGCAGGCGTCGTTGCAGACGCGGGTGGACGACCTTTACCGTGAAACGCTCTTCACGATGAAGCATTCGGACACCCCCGCCATCGTGCGCGTCAAAGGCGGAGCGGGCGGCACCGAGGCGCAGGACTGGGCCGGGATGCTGGCGCGGATGTACATGCGCTGGGCCGAGCGCCGGGGCTACAAGGTGGACATCCTTGACGAGCAGCCGGGCGACCAGGCGGGCTACCAGAGCATCGAGTTCATCATCCGGGGCGAAAAGGCCTTCGGGATGATGGCCCCCGAGCACGGCGTGCACCGCTTGGTGCGGGTGTCGCCCTTCGACGCGAACAACCGCCGCCAGACCAGCTTCGCGTCGGTGGACGTGGTGCCGGAGGTTCCCGAGGAAGAGATCGACATCCACATCCCCGATTCCGACCTGCGACGCGACGTGTTCCGCTCTCAGGGCGCGGGTGGGCAGGGCGTGAACACCACTGACTCGGCAGTCCGCCTGACCCACCTTCCGACCGGGATCGCGGTGGCCTCGCAGCAGACGCGCTCCCAGATCAAGAACCACGAGATCGCCCTGCAAATCCTCAAGCAGCGCCTCTACGACATCGAAATGCGCAAGCGCGAGGAGGAGGAAGCCAAAGCGAGGGGCGAGCAGAAGAAGATCGAGTGGGGCTCGCAGATTCGGTCTTACGTCCTCGACAAGCAGTACATCAAGGACCACCGCACCGGAGTCATGAAGCACAACCCCGACGACGTGCTCGACGGTGATCTTGACGACCTGATGTGGGCGGGGCTGGAGTGGATGGCGGGCAAACGCGCCGCCGACGATGCGGGAGACGACGAATAG
- a CDS encoding serine/threonine-protein kinase, with translation MTPERPSPSSDRTPPGYRLLQVLGRGQTSLVHLARDPQGREVALKVPLEGTLRQQEAAERFANEVRLTLQFRHPHVIRGYAGSPFGARAYLALRHYPEGTLADALAGHARAMRPVQAPLRLLADLASGLAYLHALGVVHQDVKPQNVYLDGGRAALGDLGSAYYTAQGGCASGSPFYMAPEIYRGDPSSPASDVYSLGVLAHELLTGTRPFQGDTYEDLMAAHLNRFAPPLSAHCPELPRPVARLFELSLAKRSGDRPTAEALRRALLTALGEDTEEPDPPALPATEAPAPRPIGRHVPIEPLTPPTPETAAAGSGSRWNPFRRRK, from the coding sequence ATGACCCCAGAGCGTCCCTCCCCCTCCTCCGACCGAACCCCTCCGGGCTACCGCCTCCTGCAAGTGCTGGGGCGGGGGCAGACCTCGCTCGTGCACCTCGCGCGGGACCCGCAGGGCCGCGAGGTGGCGCTCAAGGTGCCGCTGGAGGGCACGCTGCGCCAGCAGGAGGCGGCCGAACGCTTTGCCAACGAGGTGCGGCTGACCCTGCAATTCCGGCACCCCCACGTGATTCGTGGGTACGCGGGCAGCCCGTTCGGGGCGCGGGCCTACCTGGCCCTGCGGCATTACCCGGAGGGCACGCTGGCCGACGCACTGGCCGGGCACGCGCGGGCGATGCGGCCGGTTCAGGCGCCGCTGCGCCTCCTCGCCGACCTCGCCTCGGGGCTGGCCTACCTGCACGCTCTGGGAGTGGTGCATCAGGACGTGAAGCCGCAGAACGTCTATCTCGACGGGGGGCGGGCCGCGCTGGGGGACCTGGGGAGTGCGTACTACACGGCGCAAGGCGGGTGCGCCAGCGGCAGCCCCTTCTATATGGCGCCCGAGATCTACCGGGGCGATCCCAGCAGTCCGGCGAGCGACGTGTACAGCCTGGGTGTCCTTGCCCACGAGCTGCTGACCGGAACGCGGCCCTTTCAAGGCGACACCTATGAGGACCTGATGGCCGCGCACCTCAACCGCTTCGCACCTCCCCTCTCGGCCCACTGCCCGGAGTTGCCCCGGCCCGTTGCCCGACTGTTTGAACTCTCTCTCGCCAAGCGGTCTGGCGACCGGCCCACGGCGGAGGCCCTGCGCCGCGCCCTGCTGACGGCTCTGGGGGAGGATACCGAGGAACCCGATCCACCTGCGCTCCCTGCGACCGAAGCCCCTGCCCCACGTCCCATCGGACGGCACGTGCCGATCGAGCCCCTCACACCTCCCACGCCGGAGACGGCCGCGGCCGGGAGCGGGAGCCGCTGGAATCCCTTCAGGCGCCGGAAGTAA
- a CDS encoding DinB family protein → MSDDQAQHWMDGLLGILREAVEGGEPGQSTAFLDGTAADGGGNHGLLATLARLGAGEASRDVNGTSVAGQARHTALHMEVVVRWERDGDRGPFDWKGSFHPAEVSTQEWVGLQARVRQAYDELVVFARTQADLPVSGDATGGLAGAIAHVAYHLGAIRQMVKALAHPA, encoded by the coding sequence ATGAGCGACGATCAAGCACAACACTGGATGGACGGCCTGCTCGGCATCCTGCGGGAAGCGGTCGAGGGCGGTGAGCCGGGGCAGAGCACGGCTTTTCTGGACGGCACGGCGGCGGACGGTGGGGGCAACCACGGCCTGCTGGCGACCCTGGCCCGCCTCGGTGCGGGGGAGGCCAGCCGGGACGTGAACGGCACGTCGGTCGCGGGGCAGGCGCGGCATACGGCCCTGCATATGGAGGTCGTCGTGCGCTGGGAACGCGACGGGGACCGGGGACCTTTCGACTGGAAGGGGAGCTTTCATCCTGCCGAGGTCAGCACCCAGGAGTGGGTCGGCCTTCAGGCCCGGGTGCGGCAGGCCTATGACGAGTTGGTGGTCTTCGCCCGCACGCAGGCGGACCTCCCGGTGTCCGGGGACGCGACCGGGGGACTGGCGGGCGCCATCGCCCATGTGGCCTACCACCTCGGGGCGATTCGGCAGATGGTCAAGGCGCTGGCTCACCCTGCCTGA
- the rpsF gene encoding 30S ribosomal protein S6, translated as MNQYDLNLILNPNLSAEQVQIEKDYIENTLRGNGAEITNLDDLGNRRLAYAVNKDREGYYLMYTIRAGGNPEQTIAAPLRLRDNVRRILVVKDRPEWKTRKA; from the coding sequence ATGAACCAGTACGACCTGAACCTGATCCTGAACCCCAACCTTAGCGCCGAGCAGGTGCAAATCGAGAAGGACTACATCGAGAACACCCTGCGCGGCAACGGGGCCGAGATCACGAACCTCGACGACCTCGGCAACCGCCGACTCGCCTACGCCGTGAACAAGGACCGCGAGGGCTACTACCTGATGTACACCATCCGGGCCGGGGGCAACCCCGAGCAAACCATCGCCGCTCCCCTGCGTCTGCGCGACAACGTGCGCCGCATCCTGGTGGTCAAGGACCGCCCGGAGTGGAAGACCAGGAAGGCCTGA
- a CDS encoding single-stranded DNA-binding protein yields MARGMNHVFLIGALARDPELRYTPNGTAVFEATVAGEDHIVGNDGRERKLPWYHRVSILGKPAEWQAERNLKGGDAVMVEGSLEYSSWEAPEGGKRSMVRVKALRMEQLGYAPELVQDAGGGVRMGSGMNEVVLIGNVTRDPELRYTPAGDAVLGLGLAVNESWNDRQGQKQEKTHWIDVTLWRELAESMKDLRKGDPILVQGRLVNEAWTDRDGNKRNSTKVEATRVEALSRGAGVPGSPAATPAAPRTQTAGSTARSQPSGGYGASRSSAPARGATTGTRSGGLDIDQGLDDFPPEEEDLPF; encoded by the coding sequence ATGGCCCGAGGCATGAACCACGTCTTTTTGATCGGTGCTCTCGCCCGTGATCCCGAACTCCGCTACACGCCCAACGGCACGGCGGTGTTTGAGGCGACCGTGGCCGGAGAGGACCACATCGTCGGCAACGACGGCCGCGAGCGCAAGCTCCCCTGGTACCACCGGGTCAGCATTCTGGGCAAGCCTGCCGAGTGGCAGGCCGAGCGTAACCTCAAGGGCGGCGACGCCGTGATGGTCGAAGGCAGCCTGGAGTACTCGTCCTGGGAAGCGCCGGAAGGCGGCAAGCGCAGCATGGTGCGCGTCAAGGCCCTGCGCATGGAGCAACTGGGTTACGCGCCCGAGCTCGTGCAGGATGCCGGAGGCGGCGTACGCATGGGCAGCGGCATGAACGAAGTGGTCCTGATCGGGAACGTGACCCGCGATCCCGAACTGCGCTACACCCCCGCCGGAGACGCGGTGCTCGGACTCGGCCTCGCCGTGAACGAGAGCTGGAATGACCGTCAGGGGCAGAAGCAGGAAAAGACCCACTGGATCGACGTGACGCTATGGCGTGAGCTCGCCGAGAGCATGAAGGACCTGCGCAAGGGTGATCCCATTCTGGTGCAGGGACGGCTCGTGAACGAGGCGTGGACCGACCGTGACGGCAATAAGCGCAACTCCACCAAAGTAGAGGCGACGCGAGTCGAAGCCCTTTCCCGAGGCGCGGGCGTACCCGGCAGTCCCGCAGCCACCCCCGCCGCGCCCCGCACGCAGACCGCGGGCAGCACGGCGCGTTCCCAGCCCAGCGGCGGTTACGGCGCGAGCCGCAGCAGCGCTCCGGCGCGGGGAGCGACCACGGGGACCCGTTCGGGGGGCTTGGATATTGATCAAGGTCTCGACGATTTCCCGCCGGAAGAAGAAGATCTGCCATTCTGA
- the rpsR gene encoding 30S ribosomal protein S18, which yields MTQGNNAERKPRGKGPKRPRKPKVDPFSIGELEITDYKDVKMLRRFISDTGKILPRRRTGLSAKHQRRISQTIKIARQLALLPYTEKLVRK from the coding sequence ATGACCCAAGGAAATAACGCCGAGCGCAAGCCGCGCGGCAAGGGACCCAAGCGTCCCCGCAAGCCCAAGGTTGATCCGTTCTCCATCGGGGAACTGGAAATCACCGATTACAAGGACGTGAAGATGCTTCGCCGGTTTATTTCCGACACCGGCAAGATTCTTCCCCGCCGCCGCACCGGTCTCTCGGCCAAGCACCAGCGCCGCATCTCGCAGACGATCAAGATCGCCCGCCAGCTCGCGCTGCTGCCCTACACCGAGAAGCTGGTCCGGAAGTAA
- the rplI gene encoding 50S ribosomal protein L9, with amino-acid sequence MQVILLEPGRLGQTGDVVNVKPGYARNFLIPRGMATPANAANMKTLEAQLRARKKQQEKEKAQAEDLASRLTGVAVELSVRAGEGKIYGAVTHSNVADALDQLGFDVDRRRIEMPKTVKEIGEYDIVYRAHPEVSIPMKLVVHAQK; translated from the coding sequence ATGCAGGTAATCCTTCTGGAACCCGGCCGCCTCGGCCAGACGGGGGACGTGGTGAACGTCAAGCCCGGCTACGCCCGCAACTTCCTGATTCCGCGCGGCATGGCGACCCCCGCCAACGCCGCCAACATGAAGACACTGGAAGCCCAGCTCCGTGCCCGTAAGAAGCAGCAGGAGAAGGAAAAGGCCCAGGCCGAGGACCTCGCCAGCCGCCTGACCGGCGTGGCCGTGGAACTCAGCGTCCGTGCGGGCGAAGGCAAGATCTACGGCGCCGTGACCCACAGCAACGTGGCCGACGCCCTCGACCAGCTCGGCTTCGACGTGGACCGCCGCCGGATCGAGATGCCCAAGACCGTCAAGGAGATCGGCGAGTACGACATCGTCTACCGCGCCCACCCCGAGGTCAGCATCCCGATGAAGCTCGTGGTGCACGCGCAGAAGTAA
- a CDS encoding AMP-binding protein produces the protein MKTPLTPLDLVRRGLKTYPQEIAVTQPDGPSFTYREWGKRIYRLARAVAGAVPPRARVAVLSPNTHEGLLTYAGVPWAGRVLVPLNTRLVPEEYAFQLRHARVSLVLADVTLAPKVEDTCRELGIPLWTLGRGSDFSERLAAQDASPLPYALEDEDEILTINYTSGTTSSPKGVMLTHRNSMLNAMGVLYSLHFDSDSVYLHTLPDFHANGWGGVWAPFGVGATHVTLPAVRGDAIHDAVHTYGVTHLAAAPTVLSLITDPATARPTPRPVRVATAGSPPHARTIADMSALGFEVLQVYGLTETSPLITVAELSGSQRALPVPDRAALTARQGFEMLLAGEVEVMTPELTPVPADGDTLGEIMVRGNLVMAGYLDNPEATEKAFGGGWFHTGDVAVRHPDGRIEIRDRNKDVIISGGENISSVEVEGVLYAHPAVREAVVVAHPDPKWGEVPCAFIALHEGAAVTPEELTAHVREHLAGYKVPRHYQFRDDLPKTASGKFQKFLLRKELWAGQDRAVN, from the coding sequence ATGAAGACGCCCCTGACCCCCCTGGACCTCGTTCGGCGCGGCCTGAAGACGTACCCGCAGGAGATCGCGGTGACCCAGCCGGATGGCCCCAGCTTTACCTACCGCGAGTGGGGCAAGCGCATCTACCGCCTCGCGCGGGCGGTGGCGGGGGCGGTGCCGCCCAGGGCACGGGTCGCGGTCCTCTCGCCCAACACGCACGAGGGCCTGCTGACCTATGCGGGCGTGCCGTGGGCGGGCCGCGTGCTCGTGCCACTCAACACCCGGCTGGTGCCGGAGGAGTACGCCTTTCAACTGCGGCACGCGCGGGTCTCGCTGGTCCTCGCCGACGTGACGCTGGCCCCCAAGGTGGAGGACACCTGCCGCGAACTGGGCATTCCGCTCTGGACGCTGGGCCGGGGCAGCGACTTCAGCGAGCGGCTGGCGGCGCAGGACGCCTCGCCCCTCCCCTACGCGCTCGAGGACGAGGACGAGATCTTGACGATCAACTACACCTCCGGCACGACGAGCAGCCCCAAAGGCGTGATGTTGACCCACCGCAACTCCATGCTGAACGCGATGGGCGTGCTGTACTCGCTGCACTTCGACTCCGACAGCGTGTACCTCCACACCCTGCCCGACTTTCACGCCAACGGCTGGGGCGGTGTGTGGGCGCCTTTCGGGGTGGGAGCCACCCACGTGACCCTTCCGGCGGTGCGCGGAGACGCCATCCACGACGCGGTGCACACCTACGGGGTGACGCACCTCGCCGCGGCCCCCACGGTGCTGAGCCTGATCACCGACCCGGCGACCGCCCGGCCCACCCCCCGCCCGGTCCGCGTGGCGACGGCGGGCAGTCCGCCCCACGCCCGCACGATCGCGGACATGAGCGCCCTGGGGTTCGAGGTCTTGCAGGTCTATGGCCTGACCGAGACCAGCCCGCTGATCACGGTGGCCGAACTGTCCGGATCGCAGCGGGCGCTGCCCGTCCCCGACCGCGCCGCCCTGACCGCCCGGCAGGGGTTCGAGATGCTCCTCGCCGGGGAGGTCGAGGTGATGACTCCCGAGCTGACCCCGGTGCCGGCCGACGGCGACACGCTGGGCGAGATCATGGTGCGCGGCAATCTGGTGATGGCCGGGTACCTCGACAACCCGGAGGCCACCGAGAAAGCCTTTGGGGGCGGCTGGTTCCACACCGGGGACGTGGCGGTGCGGCACCCCGACGGGCGAATCGAGATCCGCGACCGCAACAAGGACGTGATCATCTCGGGCGGCGAGAACATCAGCTCGGTGGAGGTCGAGGGCGTGCTCTACGCCCACCCCGCCGTGCGCGAGGCAGTGGTGGTGGCCCACCCGGACCCCAAATGGGGCGAAGTCCCTTGTGCCTTCATCGCCCTGCACGAGGGCGCCGCCGTCACCCCGGAGGAACTCACCGCGCACGTCCGCGAGCACCTCGCCGGGTACAAGGTGCCCAGGCACTACCAGTTCCGCGACGACCTGCCCAAAACAGCCAGCGGCAAGTTCCAGAAGTTCCTGCTGCGCAAGGAGCTGTGGGCGGGGCAGGACCGCGCGGTGAACTGA
- the rny gene encoding ribonuclease Y yields the protein MTILFVILALLGGVVGGFFTGHTRGRQQQQARDDHWEREARAEAERILTQAEAEARQLRSQAEQTRLDAARRLQDAEDRERQAAAGVDAGREELQTLRAQVEAERSRALQEAARERETLGNDRQETRRERDELKREIERLNRRAEQLDARGERLDALEERLEAQLRALAGQEAELGERARQIDLKLYEVAGLSPEAAREQILSQLDAELEEEKAIRVKAMESRASAEAKRTARSLIAQAIQRSASETSAQLSVSVVPIPNDAMKGRLIGREGRNIRAFEALTGVDLIIDDTPEAVILSSFNPVRREVARHVLEALVADGRIHPTRIEEMVTRAQDEMKTFMHAQGEEAAIEAGVVGLKPGLVQLLGRMYFRTSYGQNVLKHSVQVAHLTGIMADELGLDAGLARRAGLMHDVGKSIDREIEGTHVEIGINLAKRFGEPAEVIDAIAHHHDPENGETLYSVLVAAADAISAARPGARREELEAYVRRLEQLEQIAVAFPGVQQAYAIQAGREVRVIVQPEQVTDAGATLLAREIAGRVEQDMEYPGQVQVTVIRESRATGVAR from the coding sequence ATGACCATTCTGTTTGTCATCCTGGCGCTCCTGGGGGGGGTGGTCGGTGGATTTTTCACCGGGCACACGCGGGGGCGCCAGCAGCAGCAGGCGCGGGACGACCACTGGGAGCGCGAGGCCCGCGCCGAGGCCGAGCGGATTCTGACCCAGGCCGAGGCCGAGGCCCGCCAGCTTCGCTCGCAGGCCGAGCAGACCCGGCTGGACGCGGCCCGCCGCCTTCAGGACGCCGAGGACCGCGAGCGGCAGGCCGCCGCTGGCGTAGACGCCGGGCGCGAGGAACTCCAGACCCTCCGCGCCCAGGTCGAGGCCGAGCGCTCCCGCGCCCTTCAGGAAGCGGCCCGTGAGCGCGAGACGCTCGGCAACGACCGCCAGGAAACCCGCCGCGAGCGCGACGAACTCAAGCGCGAGATCGAACGCCTCAACCGCCGGGCCGAGCAGCTCGACGCGCGGGGCGAGCGCCTCGACGCCCTAGAGGAGCGGCTGGAGGCCCAACTGCGGGCGCTGGCCGGACAGGAAGCGGAGCTGGGCGAACGCGCCCGGCAGATCGACCTGAAGCTCTACGAGGTGGCGGGCCTTTCGCCGGAGGCCGCCCGCGAGCAGATCCTCTCGCAGCTCGACGCCGAGCTGGAGGAGGAAAAGGCCATCCGCGTCAAGGCGATGGAGAGCCGCGCCAGCGCCGAGGCCAAGCGCACCGCCCGCAGCCTGATCGCGCAGGCGATTCAGCGCTCTGCCTCCGAGACGAGTGCCCAGCTCAGCGTGTCGGTGGTGCCCATCCCCAACGACGCGATGAAGGGCCGCCTGATCGGGCGCGAGGGCCGCAACATCCGCGCGTTCGAGGCACTGACCGGGGTGGACCTGATCATCGACGACACGCCCGAAGCGGTGATCCTGAGTTCCTTCAACCCGGTGCGCCGCGAGGTCGCCCGGCACGTCCTTGAAGCCCTCGTCGCGGACGGGCGCATCCACCCCACCCGCATCGAGGAGATGGTCACGCGGGCGCAGGACGAGATGAAGACCTTCATGCACGCCCAGGGCGAGGAGGCTGCCATCGAGGCGGGCGTGGTGGGCCTCAAGCCGGGGCTGGTGCAGTTGTTGGGCCGGATGTACTTCCGCACCAGCTACGGCCAGAACGTCCTGAAGCACTCGGTGCAGGTCGCGCACCTCACCGGGATCATGGCGGACGAACTGGGCCTGGACGCGGGGCTGGCCCGCCGCGCCGGGCTGATGCACGACGTGGGCAAGAGCATCGACCGCGAGATTGAGGGCACCCACGTCGAGATCGGCATCAACCTCGCCAAGAGATTCGGGGAGCCTGCTGAGGTCATCGACGCGATTGCCCACCACCACGACCCGGAAAACGGCGAGACGCTGTATTCGGTGCTTGTCGCCGCCGCCGACGCGATCAGCGCGGCCCGGCCCGGTGCCCGCCGCGAGGAACTCGAAGCCTACGTGCGGCGGCTGGAGCAGCTCGAACAGATCGCGGTGGCCTTTCCCGGCGTGCAGCAGGCCTACGCGATTCAGGCGGGCCGCGAGGTGCGCGTGATCGTGCAGCCCGAGCAGGTCACCGACGCGGGCGCCACCCTGCTCGCCCGCGAGATCGCCGGACGGGTCGAGCAGGACATGGAATACCCCGGCCAGGTGCAGGTCACCGTGATTCGGGAAAGCCGGGCGACGGGAGTGGCCCGGTAG